In the genome of Streptomyces collinus, one region contains:
- a CDS encoding class I SAM-dependent methyltransferase yields MTLLRDHDLARAFDHASRTYDRLTGLNPGYRADLLRSARRLKLPGDGAGLHLLDLGCGTGASTRALLRAAPRARITAVDASAGMLRRALAKPWPDGVRFLHLSAEELHAAGEGPFDAVFAAYLFRNVSDPDGVLGTVRALLRPGGRLAVHEYSLTGSPAHRALWTAVCQGVIIPAGTITGDRALYRHLWHSVLDFDTASAFTGRLTRAGFTGARALPLAGWQTGITHTFVAAAGEPGR; encoded by the coding sequence ATGACCCTGCTGCGCGACCACGACCTGGCACGCGCCTTCGACCACGCGTCCCGCACCTACGACCGCCTCACCGGCCTCAACCCCGGATACCGCGCCGACCTGCTGCGCTCGGCCCGCCGGCTGAAGCTCCCCGGGGACGGGGCCGGCCTGCACCTGCTCGATCTCGGCTGCGGCACCGGCGCCTCCACCCGGGCCCTGCTGCGAGCCGCGCCCCGGGCGCGGATCACCGCGGTGGACGCTTCCGCGGGCATGCTGCGCCGGGCGCTGGCCAAGCCGTGGCCCGACGGTGTGCGCTTCCTGCACCTGAGTGCCGAGGAACTCCACGCGGCCGGCGAAGGGCCCTTCGACGCGGTCTTCGCCGCCTACCTGTTCCGCAACGTCTCCGACCCGGACGGCGTCCTCGGCACGGTGCGCGCACTGCTGCGCCCGGGCGGAAGGCTCGCCGTCCACGAGTACAGCCTCACCGGCTCGCCGGCACACCGGGCGCTGTGGACGGCCGTGTGCCAGGGCGTGATCATCCCGGCGGGCACGATCACCGGAGACCGGGCCCTGTACCGGCACCTGTGGCACAGCGTCCTCGACTTCGACACCGCTTCCGCCTTCACCGGACGCCTGACGCGCGCCGGCTTCACGGGCGCGCGGGCCCTGCCCCTCGCCGGATGGCAGACCGGCATCACGCACACGTTCGTCGCCGCGGCGGGGGAGCCCGGCCGATGA
- a CDS encoding MerR family transcriptional regulator, which produces MGVHERDSQGRGSESAPAGVGLTTGEVARRLGVAPTTVRTWDRRYGLGPDAHTGGRHRRWTPVDVARLERMCALTATGIPPAEAARTVLDEATQERTPAAPAPSEPAPAARAAPAPPEAAGEAAGVEAPGRRDEGGAPRPSVRARSRAGSGLRLGDVRQECKGIARAALRLDASALDELLETAIAEHGLVAAWTEVIMPTLQAVGRKWESSGEKYVEVEHFLSWHVSGALRRGAPPTAADRPGATLVLACVPGENHTLPLEVLAAALAERGLPVRMFGGALPVESLVTAVRRTGPAAVALWAQSRTTASRPLAQHVAAMEWGVRGARRKPVVLTIGPGWSGRTVPGLPRPTGLAEAVAVLETVVSRQGTASP; this is translated from the coding sequence ATGGGTGTACACGAACGAGACAGCCAGGGCCGCGGATCCGAGAGCGCACCGGCCGGCGTCGGACTGACGACCGGGGAGGTGGCCAGGCGGCTGGGGGTCGCCCCCACCACGGTCCGCACCTGGGACCGGCGCTACGGCCTGGGGCCCGACGCGCACACGGGCGGCCGGCACCGGCGGTGGACCCCCGTGGACGTGGCCCGGCTGGAGCGGATGTGCGCCCTGACGGCGACCGGGATACCGCCCGCCGAGGCGGCGCGCACGGTGCTCGACGAAGCGACGCAGGAGCGGACCCCGGCCGCCCCGGCACCCTCGGAGCCGGCCCCGGCCGCTCGGGCGGCCCCGGCACCCCCGGAGGCGGCCGGGGAAGCGGCGGGGGTGGAGGCCCCGGGCCGGAGGGACGAGGGCGGGGCACCGCGACCGTCCGTCCGCGCCCGCAGCCGGGCGGGCAGCGGGTTGCGCCTCGGGGACGTGCGTCAGGAGTGCAAGGGCATCGCCCGTGCCGCGCTGCGCCTCGACGCCTCCGCGCTCGACGAGCTGCTGGAGACCGCGATCGCCGAGCACGGGCTGGTGGCCGCCTGGACCGAGGTGATCATGCCGACCCTTCAGGCCGTCGGCCGCAAGTGGGAGAGCTCCGGCGAGAAGTACGTCGAGGTCGAGCACTTCCTGTCCTGGCACGTCTCCGGCGCGCTGCGGCGCGGGGCCCCGCCCACGGCCGCCGACCGCCCGGGCGCCACCCTCGTGCTCGCCTGCGTGCCGGGCGAGAACCACACGCTGCCCCTGGAGGTGCTGGCCGCGGCGCTCGCCGAACGCGGTCTGCCGGTGCGCATGTTCGGCGGTGCGCTGCCGGTGGAGTCCCTCGTGACGGCCGTCCGCAGAACCGGTCCGGCCGCGGTGGCGCTGTGGGCGCAGTCCCGGACGACCGCCAGCCGCCCGCTGGCCCAGCACGTGGCCGCGATGGAGTGGGGCGTGCGGGGCGCCCGCCGCAAGCCGGTCGTCCTGACGATCGGGCCCGGCTGGAGCGGCCGGACCGTCCCCGGCCTGCCTCGCCCCACGGGGCTGGCCGAGGCCGTCGCGGTTCTGGAGACGGTCGTGTCGCGTCAGGGGACCGCATCGCCATAG
- a CDS encoding lycopene cyclase family protein, which translates to MSREPVGTSDVVVVGGGAAGLSLAHRLVETGVATVTVVEPPDGPARPAERTWCYWDQGDGDFEEAVTATWPLLRVHGPDGDPLTVDTAPWRYRMVRSAAFERLVHARLARAPGGRLLRATAGTVRDVPGGAEVRCTAQDGRTLTLRSRYVFDSRPLRALPPARTRLLQHFRGWFVRTRGDRFDPAVADLMDFRVPQPRHGLAFGYVLPLAPDRALVEYTEFSRALLTTEAYEAALGHYAREVLRLGEFGVESAEQGVIPMTDARFPRRAGSAVFRIGTAGGATRPATGYTFAAVQRHSRAIAAALHDGRATVPAPHGRRALAMDAVLLRALDTGRIDGPEFFTGLFRRTPAPRLLRFLDGSTSLREEWGIGLRTPVGPMLRTALEVPFLPRRTHPAPGTGENHR; encoded by the coding sequence GTGAGCCGGGAACCGGTCGGCACGTCGGACGTGGTGGTCGTCGGGGGCGGTGCCGCCGGCCTCAGCCTCGCCCACCGGCTGGTCGAGACCGGCGTCGCGACCGTGACCGTGGTCGAACCGCCGGACGGTCCCGCGCGTCCCGCGGAGCGGACCTGGTGCTACTGGGACCAGGGCGACGGTGACTTCGAGGAGGCGGTCACCGCCACCTGGCCCCTGCTGCGGGTGCACGGCCCGGACGGTGACCCGCTCACCGTCGATACGGCCCCCTGGCGCTACCGCATGGTGCGCTCCGCGGCCTTCGAACGACTCGTGCACGCCCGGCTGGCGCGCGCGCCCGGCGGGCGGCTGCTGCGTGCCACGGCCGGCACGGTGCGCGACGTACCCGGAGGCGCGGAGGTCCGCTGTACGGCACAGGACGGCCGGACACTGACCCTGCGCTCCCGTTACGTGTTCGACTCGCGGCCCCTGCGGGCCCTGCCACCCGCCCGGACGCGGCTGCTTCAGCACTTCCGCGGCTGGTTCGTGCGCACCCGCGGCGACCGCTTCGACCCCGCGGTCGCCGACCTCATGGACTTCCGGGTGCCCCAGCCGCGCCACGGGCTCGCCTTCGGCTACGTCCTGCCGCTGGCCCCGGACCGGGCGCTCGTCGAGTACACCGAGTTCTCGCGGGCCCTGCTGACCACCGAGGCCTACGAGGCGGCGCTCGGGCACTACGCCCGCGAGGTGCTGCGCCTGGGCGAGTTCGGCGTGGAGAGCGCCGAGCAGGGCGTCATCCCCATGACCGACGCCCGTTTCCCCCGGCGGGCCGGGTCGGCCGTCTTCCGCATCGGGACGGCGGGCGGCGCGACCCGCCCCGCCACCGGCTACACCTTCGCGGCGGTCCAGCGCCACAGCCGGGCCATCGCCGCCGCCCTGCACGACGGCCGCGCCACCGTGCCCGCACCGCACGGGAGGCGGGCCCTCGCCATGGACGCCGTGCTGCTGCGGGCCCTGGACACCGGGCGGATCGACGGCCCCGAGTTCTTCACCGGCCTGTTCCGCCGGACGCCGGCGCCGCGTCTGCTGCGCTTCCTCGACGGCTCCACCTCGCTCCGGGAGGAGTGGGGCATCGGACTGCGCACCCCGGTGGGCCCGATGCTCCGCACCGCGCTCGAAGTGCCCTTCCTCCCCCGCCGCACCCACCCCGCCCCAGGAACCGGAGAGAACCACCGATGA
- a CDS encoding DUF6542 domain-containing protein, with amino-acid sequence MEQYRTLSPQYGTRQHGPRRDRPRPPRPPRQPVPSQAGRGAGGEPVRAARPPGPQRRPALVRRPAPAPAPTAGGLPNPRLTGLGSGLFCAVVMFLLGALCSALFGASLTAYGVLFLPVCALTALWVRRGDLMTAPVVVPIAFAVGLLPLADGEGGTGSRLMGLMTALATQAGWLYGGTLIAGVIVIVRRIRLVRRRRTAGARPPV; translated from the coding sequence GTGGAGCAATACAGGACGCTATCTCCTCAGTACGGAACGCGACAGCACGGACCGCGACGGGACCGGCCCAGGCCGCCCAGGCCGCCCCGGCAGCCCGTGCCGTCCCAGGCGGGACGGGGGGCGGGGGGCGAGCCCGTGCGCGCGGCCCGGCCGCCCGGGCCTCAGCGCCGCCCCGCGCTGGTACGACGGCCCGCACCCGCACCGGCCCCCACCGCGGGCGGCCTGCCGAACCCCCGGCTGACCGGCCTGGGCAGCGGGCTGTTCTGCGCGGTGGTGATGTTCCTGCTGGGCGCGCTCTGCTCGGCGCTGTTCGGGGCGTCCCTGACGGCCTACGGCGTGCTGTTCCTGCCGGTGTGCGCGCTGACCGCCCTCTGGGTGCGCCGGGGGGACCTGATGACCGCGCCCGTCGTGGTGCCGATCGCGTTCGCCGTGGGGCTGCTGCCGCTGGCCGACGGCGAGGGTGGGACCGGCAGCAGGCTGATGGGCCTGATGACGGCGCTCGCCACGCAGGCCGGCTGGCTGTACGGAGGGACGCTGATCGCCGGGGTGATCGTGATCGTCCGGCGGATCAGGCTGGTGCGGCGGCGGCGGACGGCCGGGGCCCGGCCGCCGGTGTAA
- a CDS encoding sigma-70 family RNA polymerase sigma factor: MITNTRITAPSEETRYEEELARGLVAADEEAFAAIYRRWGSLVHTMATRLLGDTYEAEDVTQQVFLGAWHGRAGFRPERGPLGAWLVGITRRKIVDALAARTRRLTLIDSAGRDADATGPEEAAPDRVLDRVLLIDALAQLPCRQREVLCMAFYEDLTQAQIAERTGMPLGTVKSHARRGLHRLRQAIEQPPVHDTGL, from the coding sequence ATGATCACCAACACGCGCATTACCGCCCCCTCCGAGGAAACGCGGTACGAGGAGGAACTGGCCCGTGGCCTCGTCGCCGCCGACGAGGAGGCGTTCGCCGCGATCTACCGGCGATGGGGCTCGCTCGTCCACACCATGGCCACCCGACTGCTCGGCGACACCTACGAGGCGGAGGACGTGACCCAGCAGGTCTTCCTCGGCGCCTGGCACGGCCGGGCCGGATTCCGCCCGGAACGGGGTCCGCTCGGCGCCTGGCTGGTCGGCATCACCCGCCGCAAGATCGTCGACGCGCTGGCGGCCCGGACGCGGCGTCTGACACTCATCGACTCGGCCGGCCGCGACGCGGACGCCACCGGGCCCGAGGAGGCGGCACCGGACCGCGTCCTGGACCGGGTGCTGCTCATCGACGCCCTGGCACAACTGCCGTGCCGGCAACGGGAGGTGCTGTGCATGGCCTTCTACGAGGACCTGACCCAGGCGCAGATCGCGGAGCGGACCGGCATGCCCCTGGGGACCGTCAAGAGCCACGCCCGCCGCGGCCTGCACCGGCTCCGCCAGGCGATAGAGCAGCCCCCGGTCCACGACACGGGCCTCTAG
- the ychF gene encoding redox-regulated ATPase YchF: MSLTIGIVGLPNVGKSTLFNALTKNDVLAANYPFATIEPNVGVVGVPDPRLTKLAEIFSSQRVLPATVDFVDIAGIVRGASEGEGLGNKFLANIRESDAICQVIRAFKDENVVHVDGKVSPKDDIETINTELILADLQTIEKVLPRLQKESRIKKDIAPKVKAVEEAKEILEKGDTLFSAGIVQGSGNEELLHDLHLLTTKPFLYVFNVDEDELTDEDFKNEQRALVAPAEAIFLNAKLEADLAELDEDEALELLQSVGQEEPGLATLAHVGFRTLGLQTYLTAGPKESRAWTIKKGATAPEAAGVIHTDFQKGFIKAEVISFDDLVETGSVAEARAKGKARMEGKEYVMQDGDVVEFRFNV, encoded by the coding sequence GTGTCGCTCACGATCGGAATCGTCGGTCTGCCGAATGTCGGCAAGTCGACCCTGTTCAACGCCCTGACCAAGAACGACGTGCTGGCGGCCAACTACCCGTTCGCCACGATCGAGCCCAACGTGGGCGTGGTCGGCGTCCCCGACCCCCGCCTGACGAAACTGGCGGAGATCTTCTCCTCGCAGCGGGTCCTTCCGGCCACGGTCGACTTCGTCGACATCGCCGGCATCGTCCGCGGCGCCTCCGAGGGCGAGGGTTTGGGCAACAAGTTCCTCGCGAACATCCGCGAGTCGGATGCGATCTGCCAGGTCATCCGTGCCTTCAAGGACGAGAACGTCGTGCACGTGGACGGCAAGGTCTCGCCGAAGGACGACATCGAGACGATCAACACCGAGCTGATCCTCGCGGACCTGCAGACCATCGAGAAGGTCCTGCCGCGCCTCCAGAAGGAGTCGCGCATCAAGAAGGACATCGCGCCGAAGGTCAAGGCCGTCGAGGAGGCCAAGGAGATCCTGGAGAAGGGCGACACGCTGTTCTCCGCGGGCATCGTCCAGGGCTCCGGCAACGAGGAGCTCCTGCACGACCTGCACCTGCTCACCACCAAGCCGTTCCTCTACGTCTTCAACGTCGACGAGGACGAGCTGACCGACGAGGACTTCAAGAACGAGCAGCGCGCGCTGGTCGCCCCGGCCGAGGCGATCTTCCTCAACGCCAAGCTGGAGGCGGACCTCGCCGAGCTCGACGAGGACGAGGCGCTGGAACTCCTCCAGTCCGTCGGCCAGGAGGAGCCGGGCCTGGCGACCCTGGCCCACGTCGGCTTCCGCACGCTGGGACTCCAGACGTACCTGACCGCCGGCCCCAAGGAATCCCGCGCCTGGACGATCAAGAAGGGCGCGACGGCCCCCGAGGCGGCCGGTGTCATCCACACCGACTTCCAGAAGGGCTTCATCAAGGCGGAGGTCATCTCCTTCGACGACCTGGTGGAGACGGGCTCGGTGGCGGAGGCCCGCGCGAAGGGGAAGGCGCGGATGGAGGGCAAGGAGTACGTCATGCAGGACGGGGACGTGGTGGAGTTCCGCTTCAATGTGTAG
- a CDS encoding FAD-dependent oxidoreductase, protein MSRPTSTRPAARRGRDRKAEVLMPVPGRDGFTREDASSVAVVGGGIAGLAAATGLAERGARVTLYEQEDSLGGRLAGHRTRLADGSEVTMSRGFHAFFRQYYNLRGLLRRTDPALARLTPLPDYPLRHSGGLTDSFARVPRTPPLSALGFVALSPTFGLRDLAALDARAALPLTDVRVPDVYTRFDETSATAFLERVRFPEAAHHLAFEVFSRSFFADPRELSAAELMLMFHIYFLGSSEGLLFDVPDEPFPQALWEPLADYLRRLGATVRTGTPVHGVEPDSAGGAEVRTGTGTGRHDAVVLALDTAGLRRVVAGSPRLGTAPWREDIAALRTAPPFLVSRLWLDRPVRADRPGFLGTSGYDGLDNISVLERYEGEAARWAAQHGGSVVELHAYAVDPGADRQTVQDELLGQLRRVYPETRQARLVDARHEWRSDCPLFPVGTHHRRPTVRTPHPWLTLAGDGLRCDLPVALMERAATTGFLASNALLARWGVRGQVLWTVPRAGRSRVLRALGALADRPARR, encoded by the coding sequence ATGAGCCGCCCGACGAGCACCCGTCCGGCCGCCCGCCGCGGCCGGGACCGCAAGGCCGAGGTCCTCATGCCCGTCCCCGGCCGGGACGGGTTCACGCGCGAGGACGCGTCGTCCGTCGCCGTGGTGGGCGGCGGGATCGCCGGTCTCGCCGCCGCCACCGGACTGGCCGAACGCGGCGCCCGCGTGACCCTCTACGAACAGGAGGACTCCCTGGGCGGCCGCCTGGCCGGTCACCGCACCCGGCTGGCCGACGGCTCCGAGGTGACCATGAGCCGCGGCTTCCACGCCTTCTTCCGCCAGTACTACAACCTGCGCGGCCTGCTGCGGCGCACCGACCCCGCCCTGGCCCGCCTCACCCCGCTGCCCGACTACCCCCTGCGGCACAGCGGCGGGCTGACCGACAGCTTCGCCCGCGTCCCGCGCACCCCGCCCCTCAGCGCCCTCGGCTTCGTCGCCCTCAGCCCCACCTTCGGCCTGCGCGACCTCGCCGCCCTGGACGCCCGGGCGGCGCTGCCGCTGACGGACGTACGCGTGCCCGACGTGTACACACGCTTCGACGAGACCAGCGCGACCGCCTTCCTGGAACGCGTCCGCTTCCCCGAGGCCGCGCACCACCTGGCGTTCGAGGTCTTCTCCCGCAGCTTCTTCGCCGACCCGCGCGAACTCTCCGCCGCCGAGCTGATGCTGATGTTCCACATCTACTTCCTCGGCTCCTCGGAGGGGCTGCTCTTCGACGTACCCGACGAGCCCTTCCCGCAGGCCCTGTGGGAGCCGCTCGCCGACTACCTCCGCCGCCTCGGCGCGACCGTCCGCACCGGCACCCCCGTCCACGGCGTGGAGCCCGACTCCGCAGGGGGAGCCGAGGTGCGCACCGGCACCGGCACCGGCCGGCACGACGCGGTGGTGCTCGCCCTCGACACCGCGGGACTGCGCCGGGTCGTCGCCGGCTCGCCCCGCCTCGGCACCGCCCCCTGGCGCGAGGACATCGCCGCCCTGCGCACCGCCCCGCCGTTCCTCGTCTCCCGGCTCTGGCTCGACCGGCCGGTCCGCGCCGACCGCCCCGGCTTCCTCGGCACCAGCGGCTACGACGGCCTCGACAACATCAGCGTCCTGGAACGCTACGAGGGCGAGGCCGCCCGCTGGGCCGCGCAACACGGGGGTTCCGTCGTCGAACTGCACGCCTACGCCGTCGACCCCGGCGCGGACCGGCAGACCGTGCAGGACGAACTGCTCGGGCAGCTGCGGCGGGTGTACCCGGAGACCCGTCAGGCGCGCCTCGTCGACGCCCGGCACGAGTGGCGCTCGGACTGTCCGCTCTTCCCGGTCGGCACCCACCACCGGCGCCCCACCGTACGGACCCCGCACCCGTGGCTGACGCTGGCCGGCGACGGACTCCGCTGCGACCTGCCCGTGGCCCTGATGGAACGCGCCGCCACCACCGGCTTCCTGGCCTCCAACGCCCTGCTCGCCCGGTGGGGCGTCCGCGGCCAGGTGCTGTGGACCGTGCCACGGGCGGGCCGTTCCCGGGTTCTGCGGGCACTCGGGGCGCTCGCGGATCGTCCTGCGCGCCGGTGA
- a CDS encoding DUF4397 domain-containing protein, protein MISRTRLAIAASTGACALALGVSAPALAAQQQDKAMVSVFHGIPGMTVDVYANGDELIGDFKPGTVTDPLSLDAGSYDIQIFEAGKGPGGTPALEKKIEVPEGANATVAAHLSANGDPQLTAFTNDVSQVDAGKSRLTVRHVAAAPAVDVRAGGQPVFSNLTNPKEDTAEVDAGTINADVVLAGTDTVAIGPADLKLGEGTSNVVYAWGSAEDKNLALATQTFSGMESSPKGVPAGGSGAAVTPNSSDLGPAWAVAGAGAVAVAGLLVTRRVARRRG, encoded by the coding sequence ATGATTTCACGCACTCGCCTCGCCATCGCCGCCTCGACCGGAGCCTGCGCCCTGGCCCTCGGCGTCTCCGCGCCGGCCCTGGCCGCCCAGCAGCAGGACAAGGCCATGGTGTCCGTCTTCCACGGCATCCCCGGTATGACCGTGGACGTGTACGCCAACGGCGATGAACTGATCGGCGACTTCAAGCCCGGCACCGTGACGGACCCGCTGTCCCTCGACGCCGGGAGTTACGACATCCAGATCTTCGAAGCAGGCAAGGGACCGGGCGGAACTCCGGCCCTGGAGAAGAAGATCGAGGTGCCGGAGGGCGCGAACGCGACGGTCGCCGCCCACCTCTCCGCCAACGGCGATCCCCAGTTGACGGCTTTCACCAACGACGTCTCCCAGGTCGACGCGGGCAAGTCCCGTCTGACGGTCCGCCATGTCGCGGCCGCACCGGCCGTCGACGTCCGGGCCGGCGGACAGCCGGTGTTCAGCAACCTGACCAACCCGAAGGAGGACACCGCCGAGGTCGACGCGGGCACGATCAACGCGGATGTGGTGCTCGCCGGTACGGACACCGTGGCCATAGGCCCGGCCGACCTGAAGCTCGGCGAAGGCACCAGCAACGTCGTCTACGCCTGGGGCAGCGCCGAGGACAAGAACCTGGCCCTGGCGACCCAGACGTTCAGCGGCATGGAGTCCTCGCCCAAGGGCGTCCCCGCTGGCGGCAGCGGTGCCGCCGTCACGCCGAACTCCTCCGACCTGGGGCCGGCCTGGGCCGTCGCCGGGGCCGGAGCGGTCGCGGTGGCGGGCCTGCTGGTGACCCGCCGGGTCGCCCGCCGGCGTGGCTGA
- a CDS encoding class F sortase, translating into MADGRRRLTGPMVAAAALAAVLGFPATPSQPAAHPPEAATAPSARGSAAAPETTPGTAQDPPPRRVLVPRAGLDAEVGPVGVTDRGDMAVPDDPSVAGWYRYGPAPGSARGSAVLVGHVDSETGDLGEFLALYDVRRGDRVEVRRAGGGPVHYRVVSRVTVPKDELPPSAFRRSGAPVLTLITCAPPYDPERGGYVSNLVVTAEPVESRPAGNGRAK; encoded by the coding sequence GTGGCTGACGGCAGGCGACGGCTGACGGGACCGATGGTGGCGGCTGCCGCTCTGGCAGCCGTCCTCGGTTTTCCGGCCACGCCGTCGCAGCCGGCCGCGCACCCGCCCGAAGCGGCGACGGCGCCGTCGGCACGCGGGAGCGCGGCGGCCCCGGAGACGACGCCCGGCACGGCGCAGGATCCACCGCCCCGGCGCGTGCTCGTCCCCCGCGCCGGCCTCGACGCCGAGGTCGGTCCGGTGGGCGTGACGGACCGGGGGGACATGGCCGTCCCCGACGACCCGTCCGTGGCCGGCTGGTACCGCTACGGGCCCGCGCCGGGCAGTGCCCGGGGCTCGGCCGTGCTCGTCGGGCACGTCGACTCCGAGACCGGTGACCTCGGTGAGTTCCTGGCGCTGTACGACGTGCGGCGCGGAGACCGCGTCGAGGTGCGCCGGGCCGGGGGCGGGCCGGTGCACTACCGGGTCGTCTCGCGGGTCACCGTGCCCAAGGACGAGCTGCCGCCCTCGGCGTTCCGCCGGAGCGGCGCCCCCGTCCTCACCCTCATCACCTGTGCGCCTCCGTACGACCCCGAGCGAGGCGGCTACGTGTCCAACCTCGTCGTCACGGCGGAGCCCGTCGAGTCCCGCCCAGCGGGGAACGGGAGGGCGAAGTGA
- a CDS encoding PIN domain-containing protein, whose translation MKEPAARSLVLDSQALSLLLRNDRQMITRIEAARRVGVPVLVSALTVVEAVYGKTDSARLHWVLSRLQVQDVTQADSLTAVQLLSDAGGLHGHKYAIDALVAAMALRSPAPVLVLTSDRDDWSKLCGDRVQIKDA comes from the coding sequence ATGAAGGAGCCCGCGGCCAGGTCCCTGGTTCTGGACTCCCAGGCGTTGTCGCTGCTGCTGCGCAACGACCGCCAGATGATCACCCGGATCGAGGCCGCTCGGCGCGTGGGCGTGCCCGTCCTCGTATCGGCACTGACGGTGGTGGAGGCCGTCTACGGGAAGACGGACAGCGCCCGGCTGCACTGGGTGCTCTCCCGCCTCCAGGTCCAGGACGTCACCCAGGCGGACAGCCTCACCGCAGTGCAGCTGCTGAGCGACGCCGGCGGTCTGCACGGCCACAAGTACGCCATCGACGCCCTCGTCGCCGCGATGGCACTCCGCTCCCCGGCACCGGTCCTCGTACTGACCTCGGACCGCGACGACTGGTCGAAACTGTGCGGCGACCGCGTACAGATCAAGGACGCCTGA
- a CDS encoding DUF5914 domain-containing protein — MSERADRARWTSPLRRRRGPAWAEQTPTWRAARPALIADTLKRASARPSGNWFVVGASRAVRPGRPYGRTVGGVEVVLWRSEAGDLRAGPGACPHLGAPLRDSRVVCGTLVCHWHGLALDGAAFAGWQPYPVHDDGVLVWVRLDAVGGEEPSERPVVPARPAPGSGVDAVFTAVGRCEPQDVVANRLDPWHGSWFHPYSFVDLTVVREPQGGEGGDEDDAFVVDVSFRVAGRLVVPVRAEFTAPEPRTVVMRITDGEGATSVVETHATPLTAADADRPRTAVIEAVVAASDRRGFALARASAPVLRPLMRGTAGRLWRDDLAYAERRWELRSTGRFPG; from the coding sequence GTGAGTGAGCGAGCGGACAGGGCACGCTGGACGTCGCCGCTGCGGCGCCGTCGTGGACCGGCCTGGGCGGAGCAGACGCCGACCTGGCGCGCGGCCCGCCCGGCGTTGATCGCCGACACGCTCAAACGGGCGTCCGCTCGGCCCTCGGGCAACTGGTTCGTCGTCGGCGCCTCGCGGGCCGTGCGCCCCGGCCGCCCCTACGGCAGGACCGTCGGCGGCGTCGAGGTGGTGCTGTGGCGCTCGGAGGCGGGTGATCTGCGGGCCGGCCCCGGTGCCTGCCCGCACCTCGGTGCTCCGCTGCGGGACAGCCGGGTGGTGTGCGGCACGCTGGTCTGCCACTGGCACGGACTGGCCCTGGACGGTGCCGCGTTCGCCGGCTGGCAGCCGTACCCCGTCCACGACGACGGGGTGCTGGTGTGGGTGCGGCTGGACGCGGTCGGGGGCGAGGAGCCGTCGGAGCGGCCCGTGGTTCCGGCCCGTCCCGCGCCGGGCAGCGGGGTGGACGCGGTGTTCACGGCGGTCGGGCGGTGCGAGCCGCAGGACGTGGTGGCCAACCGGCTCGACCCGTGGCACGGGTCGTGGTTCCACCCGTACTCCTTCGTCGACCTGACGGTCGTGCGGGAACCGCAGGGCGGCGAGGGGGGCGACGAGGACGACGCCTTCGTGGTCGACGTGTCCTTCCGGGTGGCGGGCCGTCTGGTGGTGCCCGTGCGGGCCGAGTTCACCGCGCCGGAGCCGCGCACCGTCGTCATGCGCATCACCGACGGCGAGGGCGCCACGTCCGTGGTGGAGACCCATGCCACGCCGCTGACCGCCGCGGACGCGGACCGGCCGCGGACGGCCGTGATCGAGGCGGTCGTCGCCGCTTCGGACCGGCGCGGCTTCGCCCTGGCCCGGGCCTCCGCCCCCGTGCTGCGCCCCCTGATGCGGGGTACGGCCGGGCGCCTGTGGCGCGACGACCTGGCCTACGCCGAGAGGCGCTGGGAGTTGCGCAGCACCGGGCGGTTCCCCGGCTGA